A region of Pempheris klunzingeri isolate RE-2024b chromosome 15, fPemKlu1.hap1, whole genome shotgun sequence DNA encodes the following proteins:
- the LOC139214437 gene encoding myomegalin-like isoform X4 translates to MLDLKMKESCRICGRELCGNQRRWIFHPTAKLNLQVLLSHALGQELTRDGRGEFACSKCIFMLDRMYRFDTVIARVEALSIERLQRLLQEKHRLRQCIGGLYRKTNSEEGAVTLPRANEEPGDGMVDISGLTHAKYCALLQDDLVYSLYESWADDSLDCHHHHHPTQCAAGPGSEFTGSHRCAPSTPRRCRGCSYLRVADSDYEAVCKVPRKLARSISCGPSTRYSASVIGGGEVVGELNNVEDLEEAPSSLTLVPGSKEPSRTSDSDRTLAGRASSSPSVASLETAEEYIQPGAIADGPLSSPREPIDDRISDSLSEEHMGAPHGQASPGPSLSLALCLLQSYTVYRPVQHSKGSKLPVLLRRSSSNGRTRLGFPDPVVGLSYGTPDGERDSHMPTPELENHLIRLDVGIDHTLNLADMAELLEDLYKEYPPPRPHQSLVEEQQSQLNQYECAAGQCVSELQKAQLQVQSLQAKIHESEANNMKLQEKLNEMECELRSIRQAAQSQERTIQGLTESISTKDSEAQELYQLIEGQNTTLCKLREMVHRNQLAQSKAPEGASESLTLAQLQDELVGVQSSLFSLGLELESSQRSLRQSQRQGDDLVRFKDRLNSDLQEALQHREATEKHNQDLRCALQKTRSELQAKEATLKESEAERHAAVQEKERNITQLKRSLQDKEQQLQEYSEILETAGSSKPRDTLLEKLKERIKDRDRALERSIDDKFRCVEEREDQVRRLQLALREKERDLERLRCILSNNEETITSLDTLVRSKELELEQAAEAYRNLQWLKQQSEEKERNTLREKDTIMSQLQAALQARSQETQDLTAALVARVQAGPTEVVEELKARLALKEKLFQELLADRSRQSNEHQAQVQDMLNILSSKDQYLQDYSYRLSLVISEQTSQLQELRRQLSLKEQELCEMKRDMERETGGEMEHLQSLLKQKEAFIKELMQGQGETMHTSSKESEAEMRALQEELQLVLKKEKEAQKELSALRVSLTQQQATQVDTKDSTDHQCVLEKLVSEYNKLNDALRAEKRLYQNLKHIHTNSDSSEKIQALHTELDSVQALRRQLEEVLARTRNMALMLERAAKRQPDFGELSTDEEEEGDDEDGSSDEFTDSIEEDDDKVTARSLGSIQTSVKVCGPEGVSGAPVRGVVSQRADVKHLEESKRTLEGHLEDIRSQLERDGYTSVAQMRSALQRLQQENQALKESQGRAGVVGLRTNTDKNPRSASQEEDEEEEEEEEEEDIVEEDEEEEASPVTVGKRGHPPCVGLRDEGGKRQCTRPPALTSHLHTHQPETEVEPAGGSSEVGVLWQDIEEGLREQAARMSSDLALSHQENRELQERLMVSEATVHAQAEQLKDYRDLLTETSVQQANKQVQVDLQDLGYETCGRSENEAEREDTSSPEFDDLEMCTSLSHQQDYEGVAGSWYAGNCSRNSGTYEMGDESSSLQHLVQDLRSQLTRCHKVIRGLQLRVRSLSATSDYASSLERTPRKVNWAFETSAAPSGVEEDEGWMSDTQGIRSGSKPSRELQELMARVTSLEAQLKSSRLDGKSQAEEGKCATWPGKYNSLIQTQARELSHLRQRMREGQGVCHILTQHLGDTTKAFEELLRANDIDYYMGQSFREQLAQNTALAQRVITKISGRERAESHDDKTSHELLALRLSKELQQKDKIIESLHTKLHQRPETPSSCHALSETTDQSDRTSLVSDECRTNEDLELCSDLDAREYQEEHQLRQPGHESEQDVRPSIPPHGFLKSSSSCPNMHCSAPVGLTSQSSRAPLSEPFSYSLSGPFGPDVWGKEVTSDPRPRALSVIAVRPELDTLYKQMNEQNRGFAVPHDAALFTLTPGAHNQHNLSSYSQLSHHAFQQYQLGGIPEGHSLKSDSGLVTGGTLWDMENMVQPVGSYSGSPGHQQGSSHAGVHLIEEHLQEVRCLRQRLEESIRTNERLRQQLEERLATTGRDGGAPTNIYIQGLDTVTQLSNEIRVLKEENLSLQSRLQASTDTCEEVVQLREAVFTARARLKQAELEAEQWKEELRRLQAHSQEQGQQIHVLRQERQASQEKNNRLQHEVSLLQQQLCESRELIHSLQSELQVYDRVCSSSKANKGYLCELPGLPVELGELLGEVRSLRAQLQNSVQENSALKQLELHKQLEQKLGVGSPRTPSLSALSASPQRENFYRRQLLHDPLDPHSELEGEAPDGSFANRNGRHAIGHVDDFSALQQQVLEGRSLVQRMEMTLQACLGPPLLEGTQRQSSELVLDYGCVKSLLSNTKTLRQILEEAMSLLKMFWRAALPSTDPSIQNLKKEQCMQEEILSLKLRISEQEEVLKGTIQRLRSTSRTKENMEHFIVNQLSRTRDVLKKARTNLEKNEQRLSSLSSSSSSPYAAEDPGGAAREQPPDRCFLKTSGASLAAANQRPAARKRSSQCLL, encoded by the exons ATGCTTGATCTCAAGATGAAGGAGTCGTGTCGCATCTGTGGACGGGAGCTCTGCGGTAACCAGCGGCGATGGATCTTCCACCCCACCGCCAAGCTCAACCTGCAGGTGCTGCTGTCTCACGCTCTCGGCCAAGAGCTGACCCGGGATGGCAGGGGAGAGTTTGCCTGCTCCAAGTGCATCTTCATGCTGGACCGCATGTACCGATTCGACACGGTGATCGCCCGTGTGGAGGCCCTGTCCATCGAAAGGCTGCAGCGGCTCCTCCAAGAGAAGCATCGGCTGAGGCAGTGCATCGGTGGGCTCTACCGGAAGACAAATTCAGAAGAGGGTGCTGTAACATTACCCAGAGCCAATGAAGAACCAGGAGATGGGATGGTGGACATCTCGGGTCTCACTCATGCGAAGTACTGTGCGCTCCTCCAGGACGACCTGGTCTACTCTTTGTACGAGTCCTGGGCCGACGACAGCCTGGactgtcaccaccaccaccaccccactcAGTGTGCTGCTGGTCCAGGGTCAGAGTTTACAGGCTCTCACCGATGTGCTCCCAGCACTCCCAGGAGGTGTCGGGGATGTTCCTACTTGCGGGTGGCGGACTCTGACTATGAGGCTGTTTGTAAGGTGCCCCGGAAGCTGGCACGAAGTATTTCCTGTGGACCATCAACCAGATATTCAGCCAGTGTTATTGGAGGTGGGGAAGTGGTAGGAGAATTAAATAATGTGGAGGACTTAGAAGAAGCCCCCTCCTCTCTAACTCTGGTCCCTGGTTCTAAGGAACCCTCCAGGACCTCGGACAGCGATCGCACCCTGGCTGGACGAGCCAGCTCCAGCCCCTCTGTAGCATCCTTAGAGACAGCTGAGGAATATATTCAGCCTGGAGCCATAGCAGATGGGCCACTGAGCTCCCCCAGGGAACCAATAGATGACCGGATATCTGACTCCCTCTCTGAGGAGCACATGGGAGCCCCGCATGGCCAAGCCTCACCTGGACCCAGCCTCTCTCTGGCCCTCTGTTTGCTGCAGAGCTATACGGTCTACAGGCCAGTCCAGCACTCTAAGGGGAGCAAGCTACCAGTGCTGCTCCGACGGAGCTCCAGTAATGGACGCACGAGGCTGGGCTTCCCTGATCCTGTTGTGGGATTGTCTTATGGAACtccagatggagaaagagacagtCACATGCCAACACCTGAGCTGGAGAACCATCTGATACGGCTGGACGTTGGCATTGATCACACTCTGAACCTGGCTGATATGGCTGAATTATTGGAAGATTTGTACAAAGAGTATCCTCCCCCACGTCCCCACCAG AGCCTCGttgaggagcagcagagtcagCTGAACCAGTACGAGTGTGCGGCCGGTCAGTGTGTCAGCGAGCTTCAGAAGGCACAGCTCCAGGTCCAGTCCCTGCAGGCCAAGATCCACGAGAGCGAGGCCAACAATATG AAGCTGCAGGAGAAGTTGAATGAGATGGAGTGTGAGCTGCGTTCGATCCGCCAAGCTGCTCAGAGTCAGGAAAGAACCATTCAGGGTCTCACAGAGTCCATCAGCACCAAAGACAGTGAG GCCCAGGAGCTGTACCAGCTTATTGAAGGGCAGAACACCACCCTGTGCAAGCTGAGAGAAATGGTCCACCGCAACCAGCTTGCTCAAAGCAAG GCTCCAGAGGGGGCCAGCGAGTCCTTGACACTTGCCCAGCTGCAGGACGAGCTGGTGGGGGTGCAGagctctcttttctccctcgGTCTGGAGCTGGAGTCCAGTCAGAGGAGTCTGAGGCAGAGCCAGAGGCAGGGAGATGATCTGGTGAGGTTCAAGGACAGACTGAACTCCGATCTACAGGAGGCACTGCAGCACAGGGAGgccactgaaaaacacaaccag gacCTGCGCTGTGCCCTCCAGAAAACTCGCTCCGAGCTTCAGGCTAAAGAAGCAACTCTGAAGGAGAGCGAGGCAGAGAGACACGCTGCGGtgcaggaaaaagaaaggaacaTCACACAGCTCAAACGCTCTCTGCAGGATAAGGAGCAACAGTTACAG GAGTACTCAGAGATTTTGGAGACAGCAGGAAGCTCCAAACCAAGAGATACCCTGCTGGAGAAGCTCAAAGAGCGAATTAAAGATAGAGACAGAGCTCTGgag CGCTCCATCGATGACAAGTTCCGCTGTGTGGAGGAGCGCGAGGACCAGGTGAGGAGGCTGCAGCTGGCCCTCCGGGAGAAGGAACGAGACCTGGAGAGACTCCGCTGCATCCTGTCCAACAACGAGGAGACCATCACG AGTCTGGACACCTTGGTGCGCAGcaaagagctggagctggagcaggcGGCAGAGGCTTACAGGAACCTCCAGTGGCTGAAGCAGCAGAgcgaggagaaggagagaaacactctgagagagaaagacaccATCATGAGCCAACTACAGGCAGCTCTGCAGGCACGCAGCCAGGagacacag gaTCTGACAGCAGCCCTTGTTGCCCGAGTTCAGGCTGGTCCCACTGAGGTTGTGGAGGAGTTGAAGGCTCGGCTGGCGCTGAAAGAGAAACTCTTCCAGGAACTGTTGGCAGACCGCAGCCGCCAGTCTAATGAACATCAGGCGCAGGTCCAGGACATGCTCAACATCCTCAGCTCCAAAGACCAGTACCTGCAG GACTACTCCTACAGGCTCTCCCTTGTGATTAGTGAGCAGACCAGCCAGCTGCAGGAGCTGCGCAGACAGCTGTCATTAAAAGAGCAGGAGCTGTGCGAGATGAAACgggacatggagagagagacgggaggagagatggagcaTCTGCAGAGTCTGCTCAAACAGAAAGAAGCCTTTATCAAG GAGCTGATGCAGGGCCAGGGGGAGACGATGCACACATCCTCTAAAGAGAGTGAGGCAGAGATGAGGGCTCTCCAGGAGGAGTTGCAGCTGGTactgaagaaggagaaggaggctCAG AAGGAGCTCTCTGCCCTTCGTGTATCTTTGACTCAACAGCAGGCCACACAAGTGGACACTAAGGACAGCACTGATCATCAA TGTGTGCTGGAGAAGCTTGTGTCAGAGTACAACAAGCTGAACGATGCcctgagagcagagaagagattaTACCAAAATCTCAAGCACATTCACACCAATAGTGACAG CTCTGAGAAGATCCAGGCCCTCCACACTGAGCTAGACTCAGTTCAGGCACTCCgcagacagctggaggaggtcCTGGCCAGGACTCGTAACATGGCACTGATGCTGGAACGGGCAGCTAAAAGGCAGCCTGACTTCGGAG AGCTCAGCacagacgaagaggaggagggagacgaTGAAGACGGCAGCAGTGACGAGTTCACAGACAGCatagaggaggatgatgataaAGTGACGGCCAGAAGCTTGGGATCCATTCAG ACTTCTGTGAAGGTGTGTGGGCCTGAGGGTGTGAGTGGGGCACCAGTGAGGGGGGTGGTGTCCCAGAGAGCTGATGTAAAGCACCTTGAGGAATCAAAGAGGACACTTGAAGGCCACCTTGAAGACATAAGGTCACAACTGGAGAGGGATGGATACACCTCCGTGGCTCAGATGAG GAGTGCActgcagaggctgcagcaggagaaccaggctCTGAAAGAAAGCCAAGGACGAGCTGGAGTTGTGGGACtgaggacaaacacagacaagaatCCCAGGAGTGCGAGTCAGgaagaggacgaagaggaggaggaggaggaggaggaggaggatattgtggaagaagatgaagaggaggaagcatcTCCAGTGACAGTGGGGAAGCGAGGTCATCCTCCGTGTGTCGGTCTGAGAGACgagggagggaagagacagTGCACGAGGCCTCCCGCTCTGACGTcccatctgcacacacaccagcctgaGACG gaggtaGAGCCGGCTGGTGGCAGCAGCGAGGTGGGAGTGCTCTGGCAGGATATAGAGGAGGGTCTCCGTGAGCAGGCGGCCCGTATGAGCTCAGATCTGGCTCTGAGCCACCAGGAGAACAGGGAGCTGCAGGAGCGCCTGATGGTGTCTGAGGCCACGGTCCACGCTCAGGCTGAACAACTTAAGGACTACAGAGACCTGCTCA CGGAGACATCGGTCCAGCAGGCCAATAAGCAGGTGCAGGTGGATCTCCAGGATCTGGGTTATGAGACTTGTGGTCGCAGTGAGAACGAAGCGGAGAGGGAAGACACCAGCAGCCCAG AGTTTGATGACCTGGAGATGTGCACGTCACTGTCCCATCAGCAGGACTACGAGGGTGTGGCTGGTAGCTGGTACGCTGGTAACTGTAGCAGAAACAGCGGTACTTATGAAATGGGGGATgagtcctcctctctccagcaTCTGGTCCAGGATCTCCGCTCACAGCTGACCCGCTGCCACAAGGTGATCCGTGGGCTGCAGCTGCGTGTCCGCTCCCTGTCAGCCACCAGCGACTACGCCTCCAGCCTGGAGCGCACCCCACGGAAG GTAAACTGGGCTTTCGAGACATCAGCAGCCCCCAGCGGCGTGGAAGAGGATGAGGGCTGGATGTCTGACACCCAAGGGATTCGCTCAGGCTCCAAGCCCAGCAGGGAACTGCAAGAACTGATGGCACGAGTTACGTCACTGGAGGCGCAACTGAAGAGCTCCAGACTGGACGGTAAAAGCCAAGCAGAGGAGGGGAAATGTGCCACCTGGCCTGG GAAGTACAACTCCCTGATCCAGACACAAGCTCGTGAGCTGTCCCATTTGAGGCAGAGGATGAGAGAGGGGCAAGGAGTCTGCCATATCCTCACCCAGCACCTGGGTGATACCACAAAG GCCTTTGAGGAGCTGCTGCGTGCCAATGACATTGACTACTACATGGGTCAGAGCTTTAGAGAGCAGCTGGCACAGAACACTGCCCTGGCACAAAGAGTCATCACCAAGATCAGTGGAC GTGAACGTGCAGAGAGCCATGATGACAAAACAAGCCATGAGTTGCTCGCCCTGCG gCTGAGTAAGGAGCTTCAACAGAAAGATAAAATCATCGAGTCACTCCACACCAAGCTGCATCAGCGTCCAGAGACCCCATCCAGCTGCCATGCTCTCTCTGAGACCACCGACCAATCAGACAGAACCTCCTTGGTGTCCGATGAGTGCAGAACCAACGAAGACTTGGAGCTGTGCTCTGATTTAGATGCCAGAGAATATCAGGAGGAGCACCAGCTGAGGCAGCCAGGACACGAATCAGAACAAGACG TCCGTCCATCTATCCCTCCTCATGGTTTCCTCAAGTCCTCCAGCAGCTGTCCCAACATGCATTGCTCAGCCCCTGTGGGTTTGACCAGTCAGTCCTCCAGAG CCCCTCTCAGTGAGCCCTTCTCCTACTCCCTCTCTGGCCCCTTTGGCCCTGACGTCTGGGGTAAAGAAGTCACTTCTGACCCCCGGCCCAGGGCCCTGTCTGTGATCGCTGTTCGCCCAGAGCTGGACACGCTgtacaaacaaatgaatgagcAGAACAGGG GCTTTGCAGTTCCCCACGACGCGGCTCTGTTCACTCTCACACCTGGTGCCCACAACCAGCACAACCTCTCCAGCTACAGCCAGCTATCCCATCATGCCTTTCAACAGTATCAGCTGGGTGGCATTCCTGAAGGCCACTCGCTGAAGTCTGACTCAGGCCTTGTGACAGGGGGAACCTTGTGGGACATGGAGAACATGGTTCAGCCTGTAGGAAGCTATTCTGGATCACCAGGACACCAGCAAGGAAGCAGCCATGCAG GGGTACATTTAATAGAGGAGCACCTGCAGGAGGTGAGGTGTCTCCGCCAGCGTCTGGAGGAGTCTATTAGGACCAATGAGAGGCTCCGACAGCAGCTGGAAGAGAGACTGGCCACGACTGGGCGTGATGGAG GGGCACCAACAAATATCTACATTCAGGGCCTGGACACAGTCACTCAACTGTCCAATGAGATCAGAGTCCTGAAGGAAGAGAACTTGAGTCTTCAGTCACGTCTGCAGGCCAGCACAG ACACATGTGAGGAGGTGGTGCAGTTGCGGGAGGCGGTGTTTACAGCACGAGCCCGCTTGAAACAAGCAGAGTTGGAGGCAGAGCAGTGGAAGGAGGAGCTAAGACGACTTCAAGCTCACAGCCAGGAGCAGGGGCAGCAGATACACGTATTAAGGCAGGAGCGGCAGGCCAgccaggagaaaaacaacag GCTCCAGCATGAGGTGTCtctactgcagcagcagctgtgtgagagcagagagctcATCCACTCCCTGCAGAGTGAACTGCAAGTGTACGATCGAGTGTGTTCCAGCTCAAAAGCCAACAAGG GCTACCTGTGTGAGCTCCCAGGTCTGCCAGTGGAGCTGGGGGAGCTGCTCGGGGAGGTGAGGAGTCTGCGAGCCCAGCTGCAAAACAGCGTCCAGGAGAACAGCGCCCTTAAACAACTGGAGCTCCACAAACAGCTGGAGCAGAAGCTTGGCGTCGGCTCTCCCCggactccctccctctctgccctcaGCGCCAGCCCTCAGAGAGAAAACTTCTACAGACGACAGCTGCTGCACG ACCCACTTGACCCTCACTCTGAGCTGGAGGGGGAGGCCCCCGACGGATCGTTCGCGAACCGTAATGGCCGCCACGCCATCGGTCACGTGGATGACTTCAGTGCTCTTCAGCAGCAGGTCCTCGAGGGCCGGAGCCTTGTCCAGCGCATGGAGATGACCCTGCAGGCCTGCCTCGGCCCTCCACTGCTGGAGGGCACCCAGAGGCAGAGCAGTGAGCTG GTCCTGGACTACGGATGTGTGAAGAGTCTGCTGTCCAACACCAAGACTCTGAGGCAGATCCTGGAGGAGGCGATGTCTCTGCTGAAGATGTTCTGGAGAGCAGCTCTGCCCAGCACTGATCCCTCCATCCAAAACCTTAAGAAG gagcaGTGCATGCAAGAGGAGATCTTGTCCCTGAAACTGCGTAtatcagagcaggaggaggttcTTAAAGGGACAATTCAGAGACTGAGGAGCACCAGCCGCACCAAGGAGAACATGGAGCACTTCATAGTCAACCAGT TGTCAAGGACTCGTGATGTGCTGAAGAAAGCGAGAACAAATTTAGAG AAGAATGAGCAGAGACTTTCCTCTCTaagctcctcctcttcctctccttatGCTG